One region of Puntigrus tetrazona isolate hp1 unplaced genomic scaffold, ASM1883169v1 S000000130, whole genome shotgun sequence genomic DNA includes:
- the LOC122332623 gene encoding LOW QUALITY PROTEIN: glucagon-like peptide 2 receptor (The sequence of the model RefSeq protein was modified relative to this genomic sequence to represent the inferred CDS: inserted 1 base in 1 codon), translated as MLLVGRVQLWILLVLFDSGQVMGSVLDDLIYKRGEYQENCTRLLKATFPTGTGIFCNGTFDVFACWPHSSPGIVSVPCPPYLPWIKEGATGNVYKECXANGTWKTEENSSTVWRNQSECENHNFFKPEEEEVFRQSVLRVLSIVGYSLSFSSLCLAVLIMILLRKLHCTRNYIHMNLFVSFIFRAIAVIVKEVILQVAYTNMPRDEMGWNSYTKSTISFICKASKVSLEYFVGCNYFWLLVEAIFLHTLLFTAVLTRKRLLKKYMIIGWGTPLLFVIPWTVAKALYENKSCWFNSISWIWWIIRGPITLSVIVIFCIFLKIIRLLLSKLKADQVKFTDYRYSLARATLVLIPLLGVHEIVFTLIIDESVEGSTRYTRNFINLTLSSFQGLLVAVLYCFANGEVQAELKKRWQLLISSNHFEGHNCFADIHPKHLWKCSQKRPGQTTEQSESNEEGSHAPTQGHPLQVAVQSAEDVPCGRGSGLEFYMRKSLSSSDGEMTLGETMEEILEESEF; from the exons ATGCTGCTCGTCGGGAGAGTTCAGCTCTGGATACTTCTTGTGCTTTTCGACAGCGGTCAG GTCATGGGCTCCGTGCTGGATGATCTGATCTATAAACGTGGTGAATATCAAGAGAACTGCACACGGTTACTAAAAGCCACTTTCCCGACTGGAACTG GAATTTTCTGCAATGGAACGTTTGACGTTTTCGCCTGTTGGCCGCATTCATCTCCTGGGATCGTATCCGTACCCTGCCCTCCTTATTTACCGTGGATCAAAGAAG GTGCTACTGGAAACGTGTACAAGGAAT ACGCCAACGGGACCTGGAAAACTGAGGAGAACTCGAGCACCGTATGGAGAAATCAGTCAGAGTGtgaaaatcacaattttttcaAGCCTGAG GAGGAAGAAGTGTTTCGGCAGTCCGTGCTGAGGGTCTTGTCCATCGTTGGATACTCGCTGTCGTTTTCCTCTCTTTGCTTGGCTGTTCTGATCATGATTCTCCTGAG GAAGCTCCACTGTACGAGGAATTACATCCACATGAATCTCTTTGTATCATTCATATTTAGAGCAATAGCAGTAATTGTCAAAGAGGTTATATTACAAGTCGCATACACCAACATGCCCAGAGATGAGATGGGTTGGAACAGCTACACAAAATCCACG ATTTCTTTCATCTGCAAGGCCTCAAAGGTGTCGCTGGAATATTTCGTTGGGTGTAATTACTTCTGGCTCTTAGTGGAGGCCATATTCCTGCACACGCTGCTGTTCACTGCAGTTCTGACCAGGAAAAGACTTCTTAAGAAATATATGATTATAGGATGGG GAACTCCATTACTGTTTGTGATCCCCTGGACCGTTGCCAAAGCgttgtatgaaaataaaag CTGTTGGTTTAATAGCATCAGCTGGATCTGGTGGATAATCCGAGGCCCGATAACGTTATCAGTGATT gtcattttttgcatttttcttaaaatcatCAGACTTTTGCTGTCCAAGTTAAAGGCTGATCAGGTGAAGTTCACTGACTACAGATACAG TCTGGCCAGAGCGACGCTCGTGTTGATTCCTCTGCTCGGGGTCCATGAGATCGTCTTTACCTTAATTATAGACGAATCAGTTGAGGGAAGCACCCGTTATACTCGAAACTTCATCAATCTGACCCTGAGCTCTTTCCAG GGACTTTTAGTTGCAGTGCTGTACTGCTTTGCCAATGGAGAG GTCCAGGCTGAGCTGAAGAAGAGGTGGCAGCTGTTAATTTCCTCCAATCACTTCGAGGGGCACAACTGCTTTGCGGACATTCACCCCAAACACCTGTGGAAGTGCTCACAAAAGAGACCCGGACAAACCACAGAACAGAGCGAGTCCAATGAGGAGGGAAGCCACGCCCCCACACAGGGACATCCGCTGCAGGTGGCTGTCCAATCGGCAGAGGACGTGCCATGTGGGCGGGGCTCCGGCCTGGAGTTTTACATGAGGAAGAGCCTCTCCAGCAGCGACGGGGAAATGACTTTAGGAGAGACCATGGAGGAGATCTTAGAGGAGAGTGAGTTTTAA
- the rcvrnb gene encoding recoverin b encodes MGNAKSGALSKELLEELKMNTKFSEEQLYAWYQKFLNECPTGRISREQFESIYASFFPDADPKAYAQHVFRSFDANSDGTLDFKEYIVALHLTSSGKTVEKLEWAFALYDVDRNGTITKNEIHEIVKSIFNMISKEDQKNLPDDENTPEKRTDKIWDFFGKKENGKITEGEFIQGVMDNKNILRLIQFDEPQKVQERLKEKQQ; translated from the exons ATGGGCAACGCTAAAAGTGGAGCGCTTTCCAAAGAGCTTCTGGAGGAGCTGAAGATGAACACCAAGTTCAGCGAGGAGCAGCTTTACGCCTGGTACCAGAAGTTCCTGAACGAGTGTCCGACGGGCCGCATCAGCCGGGAGCAGTTTGAGAGCATCTACGCGAGCTTCTTCCCCGACGCCGACCCCAAGGCCTACGCCCAGCACGTCTTCAGGAGCTTCGACGCCAACAGCGACGGGACGCTGGACTTTAAAGAGTACATCGTGGCCCTGCATCTGACGTCCTCGGGGAAGACCGTCGAGAAGCTGGAGTGGGCCTTCGCTCTGTACGACGTGGACAGGAACGGCACCATCACCAAAAACGAGATTCATGAAATAGTGAAG TCAATATTCAACATGATCTCCAAAGAAGACCAGAAAAACCTTCCGGATGATGAGAATACTCCTGAAAAACGGACAGATAAAATTTGGGACTTTtttgggaaaaaagaaaacg GTAAAATAACTGAGGGCGAGTTCATTCAAGGAGTTATGGACAATAAGAACATCCTCCGTCTGATTCAGTTCGACGAACCACAAAAGGTCCAAGAGAGGCTCAAAGAGAAGCAGCAATaa
- the pts gene encoding 6-pyruvoyl tetrahydrobiopterin synthase yields the protein MSERIGFITRVQTFSACHRLHSKSLSDEENKTIFGKCNNPNGHGHNYTVEVTVRGKIDRSTGMVMNLTDLKEYIEEAIMKPLDHKNLDLDVPYFADVVSTTENLSVFIWDSMVKILPPDSLYEIKIYETDKNIVIYRGE from the exons atgtctGAACGCATCGGTTTCATCACGCGCGTGCAAACCTTCAGCGCCTGTCATCGCTTACACAG caaaTCATTAAGTGATGAAGagaacaaaacaatatttggaAAATGCAACAATCCTAATGGCCACGGTCATAACTACACAG TTGAAGTGACGGTTCGTGGAAAG attGACAGAAGCACAGGAATGGTAATGAACCTTACCGATCTGAAGGAGTATATTGAG gAGGCCATCATGAAACCTCTTGACCACAAgaacctggatctggacgtgccGTATTTTGCCGATGTCGTCAG CACCACGGAAAACCTGTCAGTGTTTATCTGGGACAGTATGGTGAAGATTCTCCCGCCCGACAGCCTCTATGAGATCAAAATATATGAGACGgacaaaaatattgtgatatACAGAGGAGAGTAG